The stretch of DNA CATGTGATATCTGAGCCTTTGAAATAGTAGGTTAAATTCATTTATGATCAAGTTACCTCTAGATTTCTATACCTTTGATTATACGATGGACACATGATCTTGGCTTAGTTGTTCATATGATGTGAACTAATATAGATAGTACAATTATTCAACCTTGTTCTTTAGGTATGCTTTGGTTGATAAAGAGTCTTTAAGATAGTGTTGGTACTTAATACATTTAACACATTTTTTTGAATGAACACAGATGTTCTATCTTGTatttattttcttgattgtTTTGGCAGGATCTGTATGTCTTATGTAAAGTCTTTCAGAAGAGTGGTCTAGGGCCTAAAAATGGTGCCCAGTATGGAGCACCATTTGATGAGGATGATTGGGCTGATGATGATCTTGACTATGCTCAAAATCAAGGGATAACCTTTCCATCTGTCATTGCCTTGGGTACTGCATCAGTTTTACCTGATGTGCAGAGTAGGTCTGCCATAACTggcttgcttgatcttggaagTACACCTGGGTTGCCTTCCACCGAAGCAGGTCCATCGTTCTCATCTGGCCCATCAAATAACGACGTGCCTATTAATGACTCCATGGATGAAGTTGTTCCATTGTTGGCACCATTTACTGATGAGCATTCGTTAACTTTCAATGAGGATGGAAGTCACATGGTAGGTGTCCTCAATAGTGAATTCTCTTTGTCTATGCTGAGTATGCCTTTAATGTGGATGAAATCATGAAACAAACCCAATGATGAAACCGTATCGATATTAATAACCACTTTTATTTGCTTTTTATCCAATTCCTCTGCCTACAACCAACATCCCAACTTGCTTAAGAGTCTGAAGTGCCTCATGCGTTGAGAGATTCTTCTCTCCTGTTCAAAATTGTTCTAGTCTTGTATATTAATGATAGAGAAATGCCGGTGAAGAAAACGAGATTTTTCATATGATTTGGTTAttcattttaataatatatgacTGCTAAAATTATTCAGAGGTCTATCACTTTTAATGCGGTAGTGTGATTCTCTTATCAATCGGTTCCAGTAAGCCATCATTTATAAGCTTGCCAATTTTTAACAATTACCAATGTAAGGGCTCTCCATTGTTTTCCTGTGTCTAATGGTAATGTTCTCCATTATTATTTGTTGCATCAGGCACTCTCCCTGTATTGAAAATATGATGCTTGCTTATTCCTCTTTATCACAGATTTATGTTTTTTTGTCTAATCATCTGTGTTACACCACCACTTGATTGAGAGAATGTTAAGATGAGGCAACCTTGCCTTGAATTTTTGCTCGCATTTTAATATTTGGTCTATGTCCCATTGTTTTGGAACTGAGAATATTCGAAAAATTACGTGTAGAGATGCATATTATTTTTGCAATCCACTTGATTTATATATTGTTAtctattatttattttgaattagTCTAACTAGGTTTTTGGGATTGGTTGATGCAAACATCTAAGTTGTGTTACTGTCTTTCATAATTTTCTTTGCCATGTTTTAACTCGAGCACGTTCTTTCTTGATTTGTGCTTGGCAGGATGATCTTATTGGCAATGCAAAGGATATAGCTTTACCGAACTCTGATGGGAATGAGATGTATAACAGTCCTGGTGACTTGGATTGTTGGGCTATAATCAATGAAGGCAATTTCGATTCATTGGTCGGAATGGATAGCTTCCCTCTGAATAGCATGCCACCGCCAGATGATTTATCCTACATAGAACTTGATGATTTTACGGTCCCATTGAATTGCTCTGCTGATCCTAATGTATCTGAACTGTTGATTTGTCCGGACATATTTGGATCTTTCAACCATGAAAATATGCCTGAAGGCACTTCTGCGGTTATGGCTCATTATGATTCTTGTGCAAGTCATCTCCCTGTGCTAACAGAAGGAGCTAGTGTGGAATATTTAAGTTCAGATGGACATCAAATGGTGAGCCCTGTGATttgtttttctcaaaatttcaagtatgatatatgtttttttaattgATCTTCTCATGTTTTTCTGTATCAGTTATTGTTAAAACTTGGAATTGCAGGTACATGAACAGTTTTATGGAGGGTATACTTCAATAGGTTTCAACTCCACTAATGGGCAACCAGAGATCGTGGGAGATTTCACTTAAGATTTGGGACGTGGTATATGTGATGGTACCTAATCATGGTGTTGACCCTCGGAAGTTTGGAAATCATCTGTGTTTTTTTAAATGGTTGGAACTTGGACGATGCGGAAGGAATAAACTGCTTCTTGCAAATATTTTCCAGAACAAAGAATGACTTTGCTAAAAATGGGATTCTGCTTCGCAAAATGCATGGGATGACCATTTTTCTTCGTATTAATCTCATTTCGTGATagtcaagaaatggaaaaaaacatgaaaaaaaaaacgaaaatcgAATTTGCTTTCCTCTTGTTTGAAGTGAATCTGTAGACTCATTTCTGGTGAGGCTGGCTCTCCTTTTTATCCGGTGAGTACTTATGCTATACCTTTTCGTGGTATTTTCCTACCACCAATCTGCTCTTACGTTTATTGTGCCGGATCGATGCCAGGAATGCagaagaaaatatttcatgtgtCCTTTTGGTGTACTGGTGGAGTCCATCCAATTTGAACGCTGTCGACTGCAGTCACCTCTTGTCGTTGGTTCTCTTTGTGCCGTTCTTTATATACCAATTTCAAGTCGACACATGATTAGATTTTTGGACAGATTTTAAGAGGAGCTGGTCGTGGGCTGAGAATCCTCGGATTTATCTGTTGTACTGTTATGTTTGTTTTATCATGGGGTGAGTTGCAAGTATAACTTGGTAATTCTCAACATTATAGAGTCATTTGCCAACTCCAGATTCGTTGTGTTGAAAATTTGGACCATGATTGGAACGTGGTAGGATTCTTTTTCTACTTTATAATAAACGATCTGATTATCTTGATCTAGTTGTTTGCTGGGTTTCAAATTTACTTTGTTGATTAAAGTAAAGGGCAAAAGCGAATCCGAGACcccttctcttcatcttctttCTTTCAACTCCAAAATTCTTCTGAAGAAGGTTCTTTTTGCATTTACTTTaggtttttaaatatttaaaaaataagctTTTTTGTTACAATTATTCCTATCTTGTGGACAGGGTACCTCAGTATGTATACCCAGCTGCTACTATAAATAGATCATCATTCttggttgacatttaaaagttGTCTACAAACCAACCATTATATAGACACGAGCATGGATGCGCATAATTTTCTAGGAGACGATTACTGTTAAAAATGAATGTGCATCCCCTTGCCTCGAGAAAAGCTTTTTTGCTTCAATTTGCCCGATTCTCATATGCAAATTGTTTATTGGCATAACCTTCAGTTAGATATTTATCTCAAGCGATTTGTGCTAAAGTCTTCCAGAATTATGAGACACAAAACAATTCCTTCAGTACTAACAACTTGACAGAAGTCAAGTGTCAAATACCATAACATGGTGAAATTATACCATGTGCCCAGTAAATTTGAGGGCGAGTTTCCTCGTGACAACATTTTCAATATTCACTTATCTTGATACAATCAAATGTTGCATCGTCAGGTGTCGTATCCACCTCAAAAATGGTGTTACAGACTTGCAGATTAAAGTAATGATATGGTTTATATATTTACCTAGACTTGATGGAGATACATTTGAGGCTATATCATTTGTGCTTCTTTCCACCAGCCAAAATACGTTGAATCTGTAGCCCCCTGCTGAAGGCCTGGTTGAAAAGCAGCCTCGTTTGGAATTCGGATACAAAGGGGAACCAAGCCAAGACAGCCACAGGAGTAAATATTACTAATCCCATTAGATATTCATACCCTCTTGCTAGAGCTTTAACAGAAACCCACATTCCTAATCCCTTCACTAAAGGCCTGCAAGCTTGCGATAACTGCAGAAGAGCCCAGCCTGTTGGCAAAAACGCTACGAAACTGGCAAATATATCTCCTAGTGTGAGCTCAAGGAATTTTATCATTATCACAAGTGCGGCAACTAAACCGAAGAATAGGAATAGCTTTAGTAGTCTGAACATAAGCTGGAAATCGGCACTGAATTTCTTCCTCCCCAACGACACAATCTGAACAAGGAAAACGTTTCCCGTTACGTTAGTACCGAGCTGAAAGAAAAGACGAATTACAAAGATTGATTGTCTGTTTCGTCACTGACCTTTAGGATGAGCATAGCAGCAACAATGACTAGCCAAGATAAACCATAAACCTGCAACCATGACATTAAGTTAGAAGACAATAAATGCATTAGCTTTATGCGGATGTGAtggttaaaatgtttattttaaagcgAAGCCGAAGCCTTAAAAGTTTCTTTTTTGACTTCTTGACTTCAGCTTCTATAAGTGATTTTAAAACGATCAAAGCACAACCATATATTTTCTTtaagaaaacattttttttgAACAAAATACAATAATGGCATAATTACAGCTTTCATATATTCAAAACTTTGATATTCAATCATGTTGGTAAAGAAATTTGTAATTCAACAAGTTGAACAACCTGGCGAAAATGGTAAATGAAGAAACGTTATCAGTCAAATGTTAAGCAATTTCAAATGCTCACCATAAAACTTTTGTTATGTTGGGTAACATTCAACTGATAAACGATCCCATATTGGTATATGAGAAAGCGGAGAGTAAGAATGATTTCCCAGAACCGTCCTGACAGACCCGTGCATTGGAGATGCTCTTGTTCCTCTTCCCACCAGGATTCCCAACTCTTGTTTGCTGGAACACCTATACCACCTCTGTTACTCATCCACTTGGTCCAATCGTCAAAATCATCCACTATCTTCTGCCATTCAAATCCAGAGGGATTGAAAAGAAAAGGAGCAAACAACCAAGAACCAACGAGAAACCACATCGAGAAGGTGAGGACTAGGTAAAATTTTGAGTTAGGAGCTGCTGAGCCATAAGCTTGATAAGATACGAGCAAAATCAACAGTTCCAGAGCTTTAGTGAAATGACTTCGCGAGTACATTCGGTAGTTCTCAGCAAACTTCTCATGTCTCACGACAAAACCACGTCctgtggctctgtacttggctCCACCATGCAATATTGTTCTCCCAAAGTAATGAAGCTTTGTCCCAAGAGAAAAAGTAAAGAAAACAGATGCCAGTTGGAGCTGCATGATTATTATGTCTCCAGCCGCAGTTCTGAAACCCCTCTCAAGTCCAATTTCCATGAGCATTGGCAATGTCATCAGTATACCAAGTTGCACAATAGATTGTGATGCAATGACAGCCTTCAGAGCATCATCTCCCTTGGATCTTGCAAATCTTACTAAGGTATTCTCGAGTCCACTCAGTGAAAGATATAGCTTGCCATACAAGTATGCATACACTGTAAGGACCACAAGCTGCATGGCGTAAAGAAATACTACAGTTTACTAAAAATTATTGCCAGAAGGAATCTTAacagaacatattctcaactaTCGGTATTGTATGACGATCATCAAAATGTCACACAAAATTAATTAGTAACCTAACATGTACTCACATATACTGTTCTTTCTAGCTGTATCAGAAGTCATAGAGGAAGATTTTCCCAAGGCATTTATCAATTGAACATTCAACTATCATCTGCCGTGCTAGTACAATTGTGCTGTTAGTGATGAACATTATTTAgtgtaaaaaaattaatatttaagccACCAAAAATCTTAGTAAACAATGAATCATAACAAGTTAAACGCCTTTTGGAATTGTCAGAATAAAATCCATTTGTTAACCATTATAAAAAGAGAacaaagaaaatcaaagttccaAGTTGAGCCCTTCTAGTCTCTAGAACAATTCAACAGATGTTTACTCCCAATGAGAGATTTAAAGAAATCGAGTTTGCTTTTCGTAAGTCACTTTCCCAAAAAAGTTCACGGAGTATGAGATATGAAAGAGAAAACTATTACCATGGAGCTCACATAAAACCCAGTGGTAGTATAGTAACATGACAACATACGGAAGAAATCAAAACGATGACCCAATCTGTAGAGATCACGGCTGAGTGTCTGCTCCCCATTACCACAAGCAACCTTGGCTTCAAAAAGTGAGATTTGGTTTAGGCCAACATCTCTCCCCTTGCCGACTTGGATATATTCATGATGAGTAACATTTCCACGTCTTAAAGCTGAATTAAAACCTTCAAAGAGAAAATTGTCAGAATGTACGGAAAAGCACAAGTATGATTGTGGTTTTAAAAACTCACCAGCAAATATATCCTCACTAAGATTAATGCCCTTGGAAGCCTTACTGATCCCCCCACGAGTAAGGTGAAAAATTCTGTCAAAAACATCTGGATGTCCATAATGGAATCTTACCCTACATAAAACCGATTAGAGAAAAGGATATCATGTAAAGCCAACCTCaagaagaatcccagaacaatATGATACATGGCTGTATTTGAAGTGAAGTACAAGAGCAAGAACTGATGTTTACGGAAGCAACAGGTATCTGATGTAAGTGATGTGTTGTCACAGAAGTTAACAGAAGCATTAGTGGGAAGGGGGCAATGAATTTTTTCTCACATAACAGAAGGAACTCACACTTTCCTTTATGATGAAAGTTGTTAATATCAGGATGTGCCAATAAATTAACACAGTGAATTCAAAAAACTTTCGGCAGCAGTCGTAAGATATTTAAACCACTAAGTTGCAGACGACGAATGATGTCCCCCTTTGAAATGACACAAGGTACATAATTTCTTAGCCTATCTGCAGGACCAtatacaaaaatatattttcacatTTGCTGAACAGTGCAAAAAGATCACGTACTTCAAAGGTCTTGCAAGAACTCTCTGACCAATGGTGACAAAGCTTGTTTCTTGATTCGACATAAACCAAGCCAGAGATGAAACACTGAATCAAATGTGTGAAAGATCTTAGAGAGCAAAACCTGAAACAGAACCAAAATTGATAGGAACTTTTATTTAATATCCAACCTTCCTGTGAATATATGCTCGCGAACACCCAGGATAGTTGGCGGTCGCACTCCGTGGTCCTCATTAAATTCCTCAAGCAAGTTGCGCATCTTGAAGGCTTCTTCCAAGTAGTTGTCCTAAAAATGAAGGCAATAAATAGTTTTAGAATGGGAAGACCTGTTGGTAAATTACtcaatttaaactttaaattacCTGGTTCATATCAATGGTCTGAAGAGCTTCTCCACGAGTGAAAATGATAGCATGATTTTGATTTTCAGGCTTCCCTTCTCCTACCTTTGCCGACCCAGGCAACTTTATACGATAGATTTCCTTCAGAAGGGAATAACTTACACTGAATCAGATCTAAAGCCTAAACTAAATCAACGGGGTTAAATTTGGAGTTGAAAATAATACTCACCTGATCAAGATTCTCAACAGCTTTTACCAATACAGAATAGTAAACCTTCTGGTTTTTTCCACCTTCTCTTTCTTCAACTTCATCTATATATGCTACACGGAGAGATGGATTACTGCACAGATAGAGAACAAGCTTGCAATCAAATGAGCTCGTAATCTTAGTATAGTGAAATTTTTTAACAATGAACTTTCCTTTCTACCACTTACTTAACCATGAGATTTAAAATATCAGTTGCACGACGATCTCCACTTCGCTTCTGGTTTCCGTAGTTCTGGCATGTGGCAACATAAGTAAATTTCATGTCAGCAACAGCCTCTAATTGAGTGTACACTGATCTTTGACTCTTCTTATCTTCCTCCGATGGTTCTGTGATAGTTTTATAGCCTTCAAGTATCTCTGTTGATTTTAGGAAAGAACAGTCAGAAACTGGCCTGAAATACCAATACCATAGGACTGACTGCAATAGATAAAATTAAACTGGAGACCTTTATTATCAAAGAAAAttcaaaaaggaaaaaaaaacaaagaaccGAATCCTGCTGACGCTATTTGTTTCTTGAAAAGTATAAATTAGAAGTAGTCACTTTAAGTACTCAGACTCAGACAAATAATAAGAATaaatttttacaattttcaGCTTTCTATGAATTATAATTCTACAGTGTGATCCCCTTGCAAATATGATGAGAACTTCATCTTACCATCTTCTGTTGCCATGTCAAGAAATGCCTGAAGTTTCAAGGCCCTTCTATAATACATCATTCCTCTAACTGcgtaaaaataattattgtcAACCTAAACTTGAAGCAAAAAAGAAGACCAGCGAGAGGGAGGGAAACTAACTTGTTCGGCAAAGAGTTTGTCCTCTCAACGAAGCCCAATGGCGTAATTGAAGAACATTTTCTTCATTTTCCCAAATTTCATATCCTTTGCAATTTATACGCTCCATGAAATTATTCCATTCATCTAAATGAAATGTTAAGATGATTAATAATTGATAATAAAAAACTGGAACACAGGATTGGAATAACATCGTCAATAGTTAATTTTGTGTCAGAGTCAGGTCTAGAAAAATTGTAAACCTGGATAAATTTTTTGAAGGTAATATATGATCGACACACCATCTTCATTATCCATATCAAGGTCACTCTTGGAATAGACAGTCTCCTCACTGTAGTATGGAGTCATAACACTGCCATGTAAATCGATATGGTTAACAACAAGCAGAAGACATTTCATTGACTCAACAGAAGATTCTTTGACGCCTAACAACCATAAAGAGACTCAAATATGTTCCTTCATCAATCTAAACAGCAAAAATATAATACCCAATATTTCTTGACAAAATATTGTCTCGCAAATATAAGTCCAAACTCCCTTTAAGATGATGACAATGATATAATGACATTGTTGAGATCAACCATGCATTGATATTCTTAACTAGTAGTCACTACTTTTTACAATGCTAAACCTTTACTTGCTCCCTGACACCGgattaattgtgattttcaaaAGAAAAGACAATCATAACAGAAAAAAATAAGGTAACTCAGAGAAGTTTGTAGCCGGTGCTCAACAACAGTAATCAACAATCATATGCATACCCACCCACCCAAAAAGGAGCAAAATGAATAGGTCATGAACAAACTATGTGTGCATGCATACACCAAGGATATTAAATTGGACCTGAATGACAACATTTTGCGAACTCGAGGCGCACGAGGCATGTTCATAAAAAGTGAATTTGAGAAAAATGCTATCCTCCGGCGTGCTTCAAGGTTTGTTGGCACATCCATTGCAGATTCTTTTACAGTTAGGAGAAGATAGAGACGTCGAATCTATTAAAGAAACACATGTGACAGTTCTCGATTTCTGTATAAGAACTAGAAGTTGGTATAACTTAATTTATGCGTACCTGTTCTTCCCATTGAGCTGTATTTGGGGGAGGGAACACAATGTTGGCAAAAAGTTGTTTTCCTGTATCCTTGCTGTTATGAACAAGTTCGGCCAATTCGCTGCATCCGACAAAGATAATAAATCTCACAAGGCGTCACGAGATAACGATACAACAAAACTCTCTATCTTTAAAAGTAGCAAGTCATGATGCCAAAATATCATAAAGTCTACCAACCGGATCTCATTCACTATCATGTCACGGGTTGCTACTTCTAACATATCTTGAAGCAACAAAACAACACTATCTTTCTTGGATGGATCACCATCTTTCTGCAAAATATGCCATAAGATAGGAATTTAAAAACTTACTCGTGACAAGTGTGATTTTTGCTACTATATCATGAACTTCTTACCAATATATTGACAAGTTCCACGAATTTTTTACAAAGATCTGGTAAAGGTTTCATTCTAAAATTTGCAAGGAATGTGCTCTTTGAAATGTTACTTTCGACTTCTTTTATGATAACTCCGATTATCCTGTTACAAAGACATAGAAGTTAAAACTCTGAAGCCAACAACGATCTAAAATCAAACAATACATTGAACACCTAATTTGTCAGGTAATCCCAGTAGTAAAAAAGCTATGCTAAATAGGAAAACAAACCATGTATACAAAACAAAGATTATAAGTTGGATACCTCGGTACATATTTTAGCAACAATAACATCATGTATGGAATAAGGGGAAGGAAAGACTCtttgaaagaatttaaataGAAAGGGATTGAACATAAATCCTCAAGAAGAGCGATAAAACCATATATTATTAACCATTCGGAAGATTCTCATTTAACCCACGCATGGGATTGATAGGAAACAAAGGCAAATAAGACATGCTGAAAACTGGCATCCAGCATTCTCCTAGTGACAAACAATTCACGTGCATAACATGAATATTTGAGAGGACAAAATAATACGAATTGAGCCTATAAGATCCATGAATAAAACTAAATACAACCTTTTCTCAGTTTCTCCAACGATCAAGGCATTAAGAATGAGTTTAAATGACTCATAGCACTCTATGACAGCACATTTCATATACTCATCGGCACAAATACGCTTCCAAAGGTCAGCATCCTTTGACCGAAATTGAGCTGCCATATCTAATGCAATTGGAATCTGCAAATGCATGGAGTAAAAGGACAGCTCAGAAAATTATAGAACTCAATTGTGAGGTACCTTGCTAGCAAGTAAAAAAGGGGGCCACTGAATCAATTTCAGGCTTGGATCTGAGGAATAAGGAACTAGCAGCAGATCCATCTCCCTGGaagtaaataaaaacatgttCAGATCGTTCTGTTATAACAGAAAAGTTGAACTAGCGAAATAGAAATATGATAGGACGAAATAATCAACTTATCTATGAGATTTACCTGTCACTTATGAGATCTTCTTCGCGGAAGCTACATATGATTTCATTCCACAGCTGAGCAAATTTAGCAGCTTCACATCTTCTACTTGCAGTAACCTACATAAATCAGGAAATGCATCAGTCAAAGATTGGGGATGAAACTCACCACTTGGGCTATAACAAATTTAATCTATTGCTAAATGGTGAAAAAACCTCAGTAAAGCGCTTAGAGAGGGAAAACCCTCTTTTCCTAGTTTTATCAGAAGGCACCAAGTAAGTGTTGAATGCACCGGGTAAGGACTGGAAACGTGACCTGAGCATGCTGAGAGTTCGAATCTGTGGAGACAATGTGGTAATTTATTGACCCGAAATAGTGAGTGTGTGtgaataaatactaaaattatCAACATCGTTAAATTAAATCAACGTCGTCTCCAGGGAGTGTTTCCATTACCAAATAATTGATACACCCGCaacaatcaaaaagaaaaagaaaagagcTTGACTTTGATAAGTGTTCAAGAACTCTCAAGTCATCAAGATATATGTATAAATTAGTTACCGAATGATCTTGTACGACAACACAAAATAATGAATAACAAAagaattttataattttgaCGATATAATTAACCATGGCTTGTGCCTCCCAATtgtcaaataataaaattgtttttttcCAGAAGTTTATTCCTCAGCCTGTTTTGCAGCTGAAAAACATTGCGTCAATATGAGCTCATGATATTTCACTTTGGGTATGGTGATAAAAGAGAATCAATTACAAAAGTTGAAAAAAGTTTATTGGATACGATTATAAAGACAGAGAAATGCCCAAATAAAAATGGAGATCTGAAACAACCATGAACTAAGCGAGTTCACTATTGGAAATTACCTCTCCAAGTCGATCAAAGGCACCAATGAAACCTCCATACAAGGTGGAGTATATAGCATACCATATTTGGAGGTCCATGA from Primulina tabacum isolate GXHZ01 chromosome 3, ASM2559414v2, whole genome shotgun sequence encodes:
- the LOC142539716 gene encoding NAC domain-containing protein 82-like isoform X3, which codes for MGRTSLLPGFRFHPTDVELVMYFLKRKVMGKRLHVEAIAEVNIYKFSPWDLPDKSCLKTKDLEWFFFCPREKKYSSGVRVKRATENGYWKTTGRDRPVHYDSRTVGMVKTLVFHMGHAPQGERTDWVIHEYRILNEQLAAAGVQDLYVLCKVFQKSGLGPKNGAQYGAPFDEDDWADDDLDYAQNQGITFPSVIALGTASVLPDVQSRSAITGLLDLGSTPGLPSTEAGPSFSSGPSNNDVPINDSMDEVVPLLAPFTDEHSLTFNEDGSHMDDLIGNAKDIALPNSDGNEMYNSPGDLDCWAIINEGNFDSLVGMDSFPLNSMPPPDDLSYIELDDFTVPLNCSADPNVSELLICPDIFGSFNHENMPEGTSAVMAHYDSCASHLPVLTEGASVEYLSSDGHQMLLLKLGIAGT
- the LOC142539716 gene encoding NAC domain-containing protein 82-like isoform X1 produces the protein MGRTSLLPGFRFHPTDVELVMYFLKRKVMGKRLHVEAIAEVNIYKFSPWDLPDKSCLKTKDLEWFFFCPREKKYSSGVRVKRATENGYWKTTGRDRPVHYDSRTVGMVKTLVFHMGHAPQGERTDWVIHEYRILNEQLAAAGVQDLYVLCKVFQKSGLGPKNGAQYGAPFDEDDWADDDLDYAQNQGITFPSVIALGTASVLPDVQSRSAITGLLDLGSTPGLPSTEAGPSFSSGPSNNDVPINDSMDEVVPLLAPFTDEHSLTFNEDGSHMDDLIGNAKDIALPNSDGNEMYNSPGDLDCWAIINEGNFDSLVGMDSFPLNSMPPPDDLSYIELDDFTVPLNCSADPNVSELLICPDIFGSFNHENMPEGTSAVMAHYDSCASHLPVLTEGASVEYLSSDGHQMVHEQFYGGYTSIGFNSTNGQPEIVGDFT
- the LOC142539716 gene encoding NAC domain-containing protein 82-like isoform X2; protein product: MGRTSLLPGFRFHPTDVELVMYFLKRKVMGKRLHVEAIAEVNIYKFSPWDLPDKSCLKTKDLEWFFFCPREKKYSSGVRVKRATENGYWKTTGRDRPVHYDSRTVGMVKTLVFHMGHAPQGERTDWVIHEYRILNEQLAAAGVQDLYVLCKVFQKSGLGPKNGAQYGAPFDEDDWADDDLDYAQNQGITFPSVIALGTASVLPDVQSRSAITGLLDLGSTPGLPSTEAGPSFSSGPSNNDVPINDSMDEVVPLLAPFTDEHSLTFNEDGSHMDIALPNSDGNEMYNSPGDLDCWAIINEGNFDSLVGMDSFPLNSMPPPDDLSYIELDDFTVPLNCSADPNVSELLICPDIFGSFNHENMPEGTSAVMAHYDSCASHLPVLTEGASVEYLSSDGHQMVHEQFYGGYTSIGFNSTNGQPEIVGDFT